From a region of the Aeoliella mucimassa genome:
- a CDS encoding MBL fold metallo-hydrolase — protein sequence MLQRTPLFPHVIELNHQARRRITCSVYLVFDDQNNWALLDIGYEDAVDEVIELIRQLDFPFSKCMGLIASHADVDHIQGLAKAKRILKAPTYCHDLAATHLESGDRLWTFASIEAQGIDLEMPKVTIDHRIDEGDTLTIGDQALEVWHTPGHTDGQLSFRMGNLLLSGDNIFRDGSVGAIDAHHGSSIPAQIASLQRIQKSDVEWLLPSHGPAFRKDNAMIQRTIDRLETYLHMADFGTCALDWPLMDEWEDELLDGKSPE from the coding sequence ATGCTTCAGCGAACCCCCTTATTTCCGCATGTGATCGAGTTGAACCATCAAGCACGCCGACGCATTACATGCAGCGTGTACCTGGTATTCGACGATCAAAACAACTGGGCGTTGCTGGACATTGGGTACGAAGACGCGGTCGACGAAGTGATTGAGCTGATTCGCCAGCTCGATTTTCCCTTCAGCAAATGCATGGGGCTGATTGCCTCGCATGCCGATGTGGATCACATTCAGGGGTTGGCCAAGGCCAAACGCATCCTGAAAGCCCCCACGTATTGCCATGATCTGGCGGCAACGCATCTGGAGTCGGGAGACCGACTATGGACGTTCGCCTCGATCGAAGCCCAAGGCATCGACCTCGAAATGCCGAAGGTAACTATCGATCATCGCATTGATGAAGGCGATACCCTGACCATTGGCGACCAAGCCCTCGAAGTCTGGCACACCCCGGGCCATACCGACGGGCAGTTGTCGTTCCGCATGGGCAACCTGTTGCTCTCCGGCGACAACATCTTTCGCGATGGTTCGGTGGGAGCTATCGACGCCCATCATGGCAGCAGCATCCCGGCTCAGATTGCGTCGCTCCAGCGCATTCAGAAGAGCGATGTCGAGTGGCTATTGCCGAGCCATGGCCCCGCGTTCCGCAAAGACAACGCGATGATCCAGCGAACCATCGATCGCCTGGAAACCTACCTGCACATGGCCGACTTCGGCACATGTGCCCTCGACTGGCCGCTGATGGACGAATGGGAAGACGAGTTGCTCGATGGCAAGTCGCCAGAGTAA
- a CDS encoding SDR family oxidoreductase yields the protein MSRSALVVGCGYLGARVAERWHSQGWQVHAVTRSEKHADEFRSRGWVPTVADVTDPETLASLPEVDTLLVAVGYDRSGEQSIDEVYAIGMKNLLAAAPNATGRILYISTTGVYGDAAGDWIDESTPTAPQRAGGRASLAAEQLLRESRFAERSVVLRLAGIYGPERLPYLKQLASGEAIEAPQSGYLNLIHVADAASVAEWFGDPSRPLSGPELYCVCDGHPVVRRDYYGEAARLLNAPEPTFIAPAADSPRAARASSNRRVSNKKLVDTLPFGLSYPSYREGLQAIVRS from the coding sequence ATGTCTCGCTCTGCTTTAGTGGTTGGTTGTGGCTACCTTGGTGCGCGCGTCGCTGAGCGATGGCACTCGCAAGGCTGGCAGGTGCACGCAGTGACTCGCTCGGAGAAGCACGCGGACGAGTTTCGCAGTCGCGGCTGGGTACCGACTGTCGCGGATGTCACCGATCCCGAAACGCTAGCGAGCCTGCCAGAAGTCGACACATTATTAGTCGCGGTCGGGTACGATCGATCGGGCGAGCAGTCGATCGACGAGGTCTACGCCATCGGTATGAAAAATCTGTTGGCCGCAGCGCCCAACGCAACCGGGCGGATCCTCTACATCAGCACCACCGGCGTTTACGGCGACGCGGCCGGCGATTGGATCGACGAGTCGACCCCTACCGCTCCCCAGCGGGCAGGCGGGCGGGCGTCGCTGGCGGCTGAGCAATTGCTTCGCGAGAGTCGCTTCGCCGAGCGGTCGGTCGTGCTGCGGTTGGCTGGCATTTATGGTCCCGAGCGACTCCCCTATCTCAAACAACTCGCGTCCGGCGAAGCCATCGAGGCTCCTCAGTCGGGCTACTTGAATCTAATCCACGTCGCCGATGCAGCATCCGTTGCCGAATGGTTCGGAGATCCGTCGCGGCCGCTATCGGGGCCCGAACTGTACTGCGTTTGCGACGGCCATCCGGTGGTACGACGCGACTATTATGGCGAAGCCGCACGCTTGCTGAACGCTCCCGAGCCAACGTTTATCGCCCCTGCGGCCGACAGTCCTCGGGCAGCACGGGCTTCGAGCAATCGCCGAGTTAGCAATAAAAAACTAGTCGATACCTTGCCCTTTGGGTTGAGCTATCCGAGTTATCGCGAAGGTTTGCAGGCGATCGTGCGTTCGTAG
- the ruvX gene encoding Holliday junction resolvase RuvX yields MPERIAGIDYGTVRVGIAIADAMVGIASPHETYQRQTPEVDARYFKRLATDEALVRFVVGLPVHLSGEESQKSHEARKFGAWLTEITGLPVDFFDERYSSAQAEEMLQAANLTKKRRKARLDALAAQIMLSAYLESGARSDDNPGSIG; encoded by the coding sequence TTGCCTGAGAGAATTGCTGGAATCGACTACGGAACCGTTCGGGTCGGCATTGCGATTGCCGATGCGATGGTCGGCATTGCCTCGCCGCACGAAACCTACCAGCGGCAAACCCCGGAAGTCGACGCCCGCTACTTTAAGCGTCTGGCGACCGACGAGGCGTTAGTGCGATTTGTCGTAGGTCTCCCAGTCCACCTGAGCGGTGAAGAGAGTCAGAAGTCGCACGAAGCTCGTAAGTTCGGCGCCTGGCTCACGGAGATCACCGGGCTGCCGGTCGACTTTTTCGACGAACGCTACAGCTCGGCCCAAGCGGAAGAAATGCTGCAGGCGGCCAATCTCACCAAGAAACGTCGCAAGGCTCGACTCGACGCCTTAGCGGCCCAAATCATGCTATCGGCGTATCTCGAATCGGGCGCACGTAGCGACGACAACCCGGGCTCGATTGGTTGA
- a CDS encoding esterase/lipase family protein, with product MNRREFQTAVGCFFASSIVAPFAQAAGKPRRPKGLPNVQTTTNGGQQFWGDVRYHAGYRIQEHALTGHFRLLDPQYERVTWGTLEACESQLSEIRQQNAQLSNESTAVIYLHGLFRSRWSMSRMANHINQQTGWQSIVLGYASTRGSVGDHANKLAQVIEHLDGVKNIHFVAHSLGNLVIRYWLGDKQFQQQLAQQGAQVGRMVMVGPPNHRPSLAQVLTPLDTQQIIGGESASQLAEDWKELAPKLATPSCDFGILAGGKGDESGHNPLIPGDDDMIVGVKETMLPGASDFRVLDVIHATMMYEPNIMGMATEFLQHGYFESAEARHPLGKVTIP from the coding sequence ATGAATCGCAGAGAATTCCAAACTGCCGTCGGCTGTTTCTTCGCCAGTAGCATCGTGGCTCCCTTTGCGCAAGCGGCCGGCAAACCTCGGCGGCCCAAAGGCCTGCCGAACGTGCAAACCACTACCAATGGCGGGCAGCAGTTCTGGGGCGACGTTCGCTACCATGCTGGCTATCGCATTCAAGAGCACGCCCTCACGGGGCACTTTCGTTTACTCGATCCGCAGTACGAGCGTGTCACCTGGGGAACGCTCGAAGCATGCGAGTCGCAGCTAAGCGAGATTCGCCAGCAAAACGCCCAACTGTCGAACGAGTCGACCGCGGTCATTTATCTGCATGGCTTGTTCCGTTCGCGGTGGAGCATGTCGCGGATGGCCAACCACATCAACCAACAAACCGGCTGGCAGTCGATCGTGCTTGGCTACGCTTCGACCCGCGGTTCGGTCGGCGATCATGCCAATAAGCTGGCTCAGGTCATCGAACATCTCGATGGGGTGAAGAACATCCACTTCGTTGCTCATAGCCTCGGCAATCTAGTGATTCGCTACTGGCTCGGCGATAAGCAGTTCCAACAACAACTTGCCCAGCAAGGTGCCCAGGTAGGTCGCATGGTGATGGTCGGCCCGCCGAACCATCGTCCCTCGCTCGCACAGGTGCTTACCCCGCTCGACACGCAGCAAATCATCGGCGGCGAATCGGCCAGCCAACTGGCCGAAGACTGGAAGGAACTCGCCCCGAAGCTGGCTACGCCGAGTTGCGACTTCGGCATCCTCGCCGGCGGCAAAGGCGACGAATCGGGCCACAACCCGCTGATCCCCGGCGACGACGACATGATCGTCGGCGTGAAGGAGACCATGCTCCCCGGCGCCAGCGATTTCCGCGTGCTCGACGTGATTCACGCTACCATGATGTACGAGCCAAACATCATGGGCATGGCTACCGAGTTCTTGCAGCATGGGTACTTCGAGTCGGCCGAAGCTCGCCATCCCTTAGGCAAAGTAACCATCCCCTGA
- a CDS encoding mannose-1-phosphate guanylyltransferase codes for MLHPIIMAGGSGTRFWPASRRQTPKQMLSLVPGGTMIAQTVERLGDLAPPERCLVVTNERLVDGIRELLPQLPASAVVGEPAKRDTAPCIGLAALLVTKVAGDADAIMAVMPADHVITPVDAFQTAIRQAVDLIESNPQAIVTYGIKPTYPAEIFGYIHRDVPMSLSTSEEIAPSYHVKEFREKPNAATAEDYVESGEYYWNSGIFVWRASTILEALAEHQPQMLAHLEKIADAWGTDQQQEVFEREFTAIEGISIDYAVMEHATDVVVIEAPFEWDDLGGWQSLSRRLGTDDDGNTIVGKHLGLDTTGTIVRSSDDHLIVTLGLEDCIVVHTPDATLVANKHHEESIRKIVKELESKAMDEHL; via the coding sequence ATGCTCCATCCCATTATTATGGCCGGCGGTTCCGGCACCCGTTTTTGGCCTGCTAGCCGTCGTCAGACACCCAAGCAAATGCTCTCGCTCGTTCCCGGGGGTACCATGATTGCCCAAACGGTCGAGCGACTAGGCGACCTGGCTCCGCCGGAGCGGTGTCTGGTGGTTACCAACGAGCGGCTGGTCGACGGAATCCGCGAACTATTGCCGCAGTTGCCAGCCTCGGCGGTGGTAGGCGAGCCAGCCAAACGCGACACGGCCCCCTGCATCGGCCTGGCAGCACTGCTGGTAACCAAAGTCGCTGGCGACGCCGATGCTATCATGGCGGTGATGCCGGCGGACCACGTGATTACGCCGGTCGATGCATTCCAAACCGCCATTCGCCAGGCGGTCGACCTGATCGAGTCAAATCCCCAGGCAATCGTCACCTACGGCATCAAACCGACCTATCCGGCTGAGATTTTTGGCTATATCCATCGCGATGTGCCGATGAGCCTGTCGACCAGCGAAGAGATTGCTCCCTCCTACCACGTGAAGGAGTTCCGCGAGAAACCGAATGCGGCTACCGCAGAAGACTACGTGGAGTCAGGCGAGTACTATTGGAATAGCGGCATTTTCGTATGGCGGGCGTCGACTATTCTCGAAGCCCTGGCCGAGCACCAACCGCAGATGCTCGCCCATCTCGAAAAAATCGCCGACGCCTGGGGCACCGACCAGCAGCAGGAGGTATTCGAGCGAGAATTCACCGCAATCGAAGGCATTTCAATCGACTATGCGGTGATGGAGCACGCGACCGACGTGGTAGTGATTGAGGCTCCGTTCGAGTGGGACGACCTAGGTGGCTGGCAATCGCTTAGCCGCCGACTCGGCACCGACGACGACGGAAACACTATTGTGGGCAAGCACTTAGGGCTCGACACCACGGGAACCATCGTCCGTTCGTCGGACGATCACTTGATCGTTACCCTTGGCCTGGAAGACTGTATTGTGGTACATACGCCCGATGCCACGCTGGTGGCCAACAAGCACCACGAAGAGTCGATCCGTAAAATCGTAAAAGAACTCGAATCCAAAGCGATGGACGAGCACCTATAG
- a CDS encoding thiamine phosphate synthase — MTDSRHHASTTTEPPAGEKNVATVRILDAALNRAGEGLRVVEDYLRMALDDGHLAKRAKQLRHDLAEASKSLPAEQRTASRDTLGDVGTRNSTASEQQRLSLIEVATASFRRTAEALRTIEEYGKLLDTTLAKRCEQLRYQLYTLEKATTLATAANQRLADARLYVLVEGAESAEQFAQQVETLVTAGVHVIQLRDKRLDDRTLLARCEQLVALTRPAGVISIVNDRPDLAAIAKADGVHLGQDDLTVAAARRILGPEPLVGVSTHHLAQAQQAVLDGANYLGAGPTFASGTKQFTEYAGLAYLQQVAAEVSLPTYAIGGITAENLPQVLATGITRIAVAGAVTGAPNPTHAVEQLLAQLPHSSAEMPASEV, encoded by the coding sequence ATGACTGACTCCCGACATCACGCTTCGACTACCACTGAACCTCCTGCGGGCGAAAAAAACGTCGCTACGGTCCGCATTCTTGATGCTGCGCTTAACCGCGCCGGCGAGGGGCTGCGTGTCGTGGAGGACTACCTGCGCATGGCCCTCGACGATGGACACCTCGCGAAGCGGGCCAAGCAACTCCGACACGACCTGGCCGAGGCCAGTAAGTCCCTCCCCGCCGAACAACGCACCGCCTCGCGCGACACTTTGGGCGATGTCGGCACGCGCAACTCGACTGCTAGCGAGCAGCAGCGACTCTCGCTGATAGAAGTCGCAACTGCCAGCTTTCGCCGGACCGCGGAAGCTCTGCGGACCATCGAAGAATATGGCAAGCTGCTGGACACTACGCTCGCAAAGCGGTGCGAACAGTTGCGATATCAGCTTTACACGCTCGAGAAAGCCACCACGCTCGCGACCGCTGCCAATCAGCGATTGGCTGATGCCAGACTGTATGTGCTGGTCGAGGGAGCCGAGTCGGCCGAGCAGTTTGCCCAGCAGGTGGAAACATTGGTAACCGCTGGCGTACACGTGATCCAGCTGCGCGACAAACGACTCGACGATCGCACACTGCTCGCAAGGTGCGAACAATTAGTAGCCCTCACCCGCCCTGCGGGGGTGATCTCGATCGTGAACGATCGCCCCGACCTGGCGGCGATCGCCAAAGCCGATGGAGTGCACCTGGGGCAAGACGACTTAACCGTAGCGGCCGCGCGACGCATCCTGGGCCCTGAACCTCTCGTGGGTGTTTCCACTCACCATCTCGCGCAAGCGCAGCAGGCAGTGCTCGACGGAGCGAACTACTTGGGAGCCGGTCCCACTTTCGCTTCCGGCACAAAGCAGTTCACCGAATACGCAGGGCTGGCTTACTTGCAGCAGGTTGCTGCTGAAGTGTCGCTACCTACCTACGCCATCGGTGGCATCACCGCCGAGAACCTGCCACAAGTGCTAGCAACCGGCATCACCCGCATCGCAGTCGCGGGCGCGGTGACCGGTGCGCCGAACCCCACCCACGCGGTCGAGCAGTTGCTCGCCCAACTTCCTCACTCGTCTGCAGAAATGCCGGCAAGTGAGGTATGA
- a CDS encoding tetratricopeptide repeat protein: MARPSRKKRAPWIAYLWPGLPHLWVEGSWAGLALAIGFTALVNLAIVNLFIWPELMEPRAKWVGGAALLLLWLAALWETRGELRRQAERRRAEREGTIDPETERLEQQQAEADRQLMIAQRQYLAGDWVEAERTLIDWVRNNRQDIEAQLLLATLWRHLGRSRQAVRRLQKIARLEAADKWHFEIERELQILETDHNNPGEDASSATTEAA, from the coding sequence TTGGCACGCCCATCCCGTAAAAAACGAGCTCCCTGGATTGCCTACTTGTGGCCTGGATTGCCTCACTTGTGGGTTGAGGGGTCTTGGGCCGGTTTGGCACTCGCGATAGGATTTACTGCGTTGGTGAACCTGGCCATCGTGAACCTATTTATATGGCCCGAGCTCATGGAGCCGCGGGCAAAATGGGTAGGCGGGGCAGCTTTGTTGTTGCTGTGGCTCGCCGCGCTGTGGGAAACCCGAGGCGAGTTGCGACGACAAGCCGAACGACGAAGGGCCGAGCGTGAAGGAACGATCGACCCCGAAACCGAGCGGCTCGAGCAGCAGCAAGCCGAAGCCGATCGCCAGCTGATGATTGCCCAACGGCAATATCTAGCAGGGGATTGGGTAGAGGCCGAGCGTACGCTCATTGATTGGGTACGGAACAACCGACAAGACATTGAAGCACAGTTGTTGCTGGCCACCCTGTGGCGGCACCTGGGCCGATCGCGGCAAGCCGTTCGACGGTTGCAGAAGATCGCGCGGCTCGAGGCAGCTGACAAATGGCACTTCGAAATCGAACGCGAATTGCAAATCCTAGAAACTGACCACAACAACCCCGGCGAAGACGCAAGTTCCGCCACCACCGAGGCGGCCTGA
- a CDS encoding ATP-dependent Clp protease ATP-binding subunit: MYERFTDRARKVMQLANQEAQRFNHEYIGTEHVLLGLIKEGSGVAANVLKNLDVDLRKIRLEVEKLVQSGPDMVTMGRLPQTPRAKKVIEYSMEEARNLNHNYVGTEHILLGLLREQEGVAAQVLMNLGLKLEEVRDEVLNLLGHGIEGGEGDRGGRGQSPGEEEGEPREGGKKGSRSRTPALDSFGRDLTELARQKKLDPVIGRAKEIERAIQVLCRRTKNNPVLLGEAGVGKTAIVEGFAQRVVDGEVPELLLDKRIVVLDLAMMVAGTKYRGQFEERIKAVMNEVRRAKNTILFIDELHTLVGAGGAEGAIDASNVLKPALARGEIQCIGATTLDEYRKYIEKDQALARRFQEVIVEPTTKVDTVEILKGLRDRYEEHHRVQITDDAIQSAVEFSDRYITGRCLPDKAIDVIDEAGARVRLKSMSKPPNLKEIDEEVEALNNQKEEAVASQDFEKAASLRDQADKLKKKKQQIHKEWREKSRENGGVVDEDVIAEVVSKMTGIPLTRMSTEDSLRLMHMEEELHKRVISQDEAIKAISKAVRRSRSGLQDPKRPTGAFVFAGPTGVGKTLLAKALAEFMFGDDDALIQIDMSEYMEKHNVSRLIGAPPGYVGYEEGGQLTEQIRRRPYAVVLLDEIEKAHPEVFNMLLQIMEEGRLTDSFGRNIDFRNVILIMTTNAGAEAIKNESAFGFQKQDDDASYDGMKARVMDEIEKVFRPEFIGRCNDVIVFRHLQNKDLQEIIDLELSKITKRLVEKGLELVLNDEAKQFLIKKGSNTDFGARPLRRAIETFVEDPLAEELLKGEFVGKDTVEVEVKKVGDKKQLLFTGKNLKAAEEAEPVTAGVAAEETSESDDSSSDES, from the coding sequence ATGTACGAACGTTTCACCGACCGCGCCCGAAAGGTGATGCAATTAGCTAACCAGGAGGCTCAGCGGTTCAACCACGAGTACATCGGCACCGAACATGTGCTGTTGGGACTCATCAAAGAAGGCAGTGGCGTTGCCGCCAACGTGCTGAAGAACTTGGACGTCGACCTGCGGAAGATCCGTCTGGAAGTCGAGAAGCTGGTACAAAGTGGCCCCGACATGGTCACCATGGGCCGGTTGCCCCAAACTCCCCGCGCTAAAAAGGTGATCGAGTACTCCATGGAGGAGGCTCGCAACCTGAATCACAATTACGTCGGTACCGAACACATCCTGCTCGGCCTACTGCGTGAGCAAGAAGGTGTCGCCGCTCAGGTGCTGATGAACCTTGGTCTCAAGCTCGAAGAAGTTCGCGACGAAGTGCTGAACCTGCTTGGGCATGGCATCGAAGGTGGCGAAGGCGACCGCGGCGGACGTGGTCAGTCGCCAGGCGAAGAAGAAGGCGAACCTCGCGAAGGTGGCAAGAAAGGCAGCCGCAGCCGCACGCCGGCTCTCGACAGCTTTGGTCGCGACCTGACCGAACTGGCTCGCCAGAAGAAACTCGATCCCGTGATTGGTCGGGCGAAAGAAATCGAACGTGCCATTCAGGTGCTCTGCCGCCGGACGAAGAACAACCCCGTGTTGCTTGGTGAAGCAGGCGTTGGTAAAACTGCCATCGTCGAAGGCTTTGCTCAACGCGTGGTCGATGGCGAAGTGCCAGAGCTGCTGCTCGACAAGCGCATTGTCGTGCTCGACCTGGCGATGATGGTCGCTGGTACCAAGTACCGCGGTCAGTTCGAAGAACGCATTAAGGCGGTGATGAACGAAGTTCGTCGCGCGAAGAACACCATTCTGTTCATCGACGAATTGCACACGCTCGTTGGTGCTGGTGGTGCTGAAGGTGCCATCGATGCTTCGAACGTACTGAAGCCAGCTCTCGCTCGCGGCGAAATCCAGTGCATTGGTGCTACTACGCTCGACGAGTATCGCAAGTACATCGAAAAGGATCAGGCGCTGGCTCGCCGGTTCCAGGAAGTAATCGTGGAACCAACCACGAAAGTTGACACCGTGGAGATCCTCAAAGGTCTTCGCGATCGTTACGAAGAGCATCACCGCGTGCAGATCACCGACGACGCAATTCAGTCGGCCGTCGAGTTCAGCGATCGGTACATCACCGGTCGTTGCCTGCCCGACAAGGCGATCGACGTGATCGACGAAGCTGGTGCTCGGGTGCGGCTCAAGAGCATGTCGAAGCCGCCAAATCTGAAAGAAATCGACGAAGAAGTCGAAGCCCTGAACAATCAGAAAGAAGAAGCGGTTGCCAGCCAGGACTTTGAGAAGGCTGCGTCGCTGCGTGATCAGGCCGACAAACTGAAGAAAAAGAAGCAGCAGATCCACAAGGAATGGCGGGAAAAATCACGCGAAAACGGCGGCGTTGTCGACGAAGACGTGATTGCCGAAGTCGTTTCGAAGATGACCGGCATTCCGCTCACTCGCATGAGCACCGAGGACAGCCTGCGGCTCATGCACATGGAAGAAGAGCTGCATAAACGAGTCATCAGCCAGGACGAAGCCATCAAGGCGATCAGCAAGGCCGTGCGTCGTAGCCGTAGTGGATTGCAAGATCCCAAGCGGCCGACCGGTGCGTTTGTGTTTGCCGGCCCCACGGGTGTTGGTAAAACTCTGCTGGCCAAGGCCCTGGCCGAGTTCATGTTCGGCGACGACGACGCGCTCATCCAGATCGACATGAGCGAGTACATGGAGAAGCACAACGTCAGTCGTTTGATTGGTGCCCCTCCCGGCTACGTCGGCTACGAAGAAGGTGGTCAGCTCACTGAGCAGATCCGCCGCCGTCCTTACGCGGTGGTGTTGCTCGACGAAATCGAGAAGGCCCACCCCGAAGTATTCAACATGCTTCTGCAGATCATGGAAGAAGGCCGGTTGACCGACAGCTTTGGTCGCAACATCGACTTCCGTAACGTGATCTTGATCATGACCACGAACGCGGGTGCCGAAGCGATTAAGAACGAGTCGGCCTTTGGCTTCCAGAAGCAGGACGACGACGCCTCGTACGACGGTATGAAGGCTCGGGTGATGGACGAAATCGAAAAGGTGTTCCGTCCCGAGTTCATCGGTCGCTGCAACGACGTGATCGTGTTCCGCCATCTGCAGAACAAGGACCTCCAGGAGATCATCGACCTCGAGCTTTCGAAGATCACCAAGCGATTGGTGGAGAAGGGCTTGGAGTTGGTGTTGAACGACGAGGCCAAGCAATTCCTGATCAAGAAGGGGTCGAACACCGACTTCGGTGCCCGTCCGCTCCGTCGTGCCATCGAGACCTTTGTCGAGGATCCACTGGCCGAAGAACTGCTGAAGGGCGAGTTCGTCGGCAAGGATACCGTCGAAGTCGAGGTCAAGAAGGTTGGCGACAAGAAGCAGTTGCTCTTCACCGGCAAGAACCTCAAGGCGGCCGAAGAGGCCGAACCGGTAACTGCCGGAGTAGCTGCCGAAGAGACCAGCGAATCGGACGATTCGAGCAGCGACGAAAGCTAA
- a CDS encoding MlaE family ABC transporter permease — translation MSTGTASIDRSAPGFIGRVLDGIADIGEITIAWVESVGDIVLFAWQTFLWMVVRLPRRDTLVLALYQIGVRSLPVVALTGTFIGMVLAVQSYSQFRAFGLETQLGAVINRSMFRELGPVLAATMLAGRVGSSIAAELGTMRVTEQIDALTAMGANPIRYLVVPRFLACLFMIPSLTIMAVFMGVVGGGFYCTYILDIDTFYYVNNARYSDANWDLCYGIMKSVFFGAAIAILSCYRGFNCQPGAEGVGRASTAAFVQSFVVILVLDLLLSIAFDSLYYTLWPEMAL, via the coding sequence ATGTCTACTGGTACAGCTAGCATCGATCGTTCCGCGCCCGGCTTTATTGGTCGGGTGTTGGATGGCATTGCCGACATCGGCGAAATCACGATCGCCTGGGTCGAGTCGGTGGGCGACATCGTACTGTTTGCCTGGCAAACGTTTCTGTGGATGGTTGTTCGCTTGCCAAGACGGGACACGCTGGTGCTGGCGCTCTACCAGATCGGCGTCCGAAGTTTGCCGGTGGTGGCTCTTACCGGAACCTTCATTGGCATGGTGCTGGCAGTACAGTCGTACTCCCAGTTCCGCGCTTTTGGGCTAGAGACGCAACTCGGGGCGGTGATCAACCGCTCGATGTTCCGCGAACTCGGCCCTGTGCTGGCAGCGACGATGCTTGCGGGGCGGGTGGGGAGTTCCATTGCGGCCGAACTCGGAACCATGCGCGTGACCGAGCAGATCGATGCCCTCACAGCGATGGGAGCCAATCCCATCCGCTATCTGGTGGTGCCGAGATTCCTGGCTTGCTTGTTCATGATTCCCTCGCTGACAATCATGGCAGTGTTCATGGGAGTGGTCGGCGGTGGTTTCTATTGCACTTATATTCTCGATATCGACACGTTCTACTATGTCAACAACGCCCGCTATTCCGACGCAAATTGGGATTTGTGCTACGGTATCATGAAGAGCGTGTTTTTCGGCGCCGCGATTGCTATCCTGAGTTGCTACCGCGGGTTTAATTGCCAGCCAGGAGCCGAAGGAGTCGGTCGGGCGTCGACCGCTGCGTTTGTGCAGTCGTTCGTGGTGATTTTGGTACTCGACTTGTTGCTGAGTATCGCGTTTGACTCGCTGTACTACACTCTGTGGCCGGAGATGGCACTGTGA
- a CDS encoding ABC transporter ATP-binding protein translates to MSELSPEQPSNDKTQIAAQALHVQFGRQHVLRDVTIEVPQGQTLAIIGESGCGKTVLLKSLIGLVQPTSGHVVYDGQVLDNLNDKQLTELRTRFGFVFQNAALFDSMTIADNVAFPLREHRKIKLEEAYQAVREALSVVGLPSSVMVKRPAELSGGMRKRVGLARAIIMQPEILLYDEPTTGLDPIMSDVITELILRTRDHTNVTSIVVTHDMSSAMKLADRIVMLYPLARLEKDEPQIIFDGTTAEIQKCKDKRVAQFLRGEAGERLQEMRDQFESSRMIAAM, encoded by the coding sequence GTGAGCGAACTTAGCCCCGAACAACCGTCGAATGACAAGACGCAGATCGCTGCGCAGGCCCTGCATGTGCAGTTCGGCCGTCAGCACGTGCTTCGCGACGTAACGATTGAAGTGCCCCAAGGACAAACGCTGGCCATCATTGGCGAAAGCGGTTGCGGCAAAACCGTGCTGCTCAAGTCGCTGATCGGGCTGGTTCAGCCTACTAGTGGTCACGTGGTGTACGATGGCCAGGTGCTCGACAATCTGAACGACAAACAACTCACCGAACTGCGAACACGGTTTGGCTTTGTGTTTCAGAACGCAGCTTTGTTCGACAGCATGACGATTGCCGACAACGTTGCGTTCCCGCTGCGTGAACACCGCAAGATCAAACTCGAAGAAGCGTACCAGGCGGTCCGCGAAGCGCTGTCGGTGGTTGGTTTGCCGTCGAGCGTCATGGTGAAACGCCCTGCCGAACTCTCGGGCGGTATGCGGAAGCGGGTGGGCTTGGCTCGGGCGATCATCATGCAGCCAGAGATTCTGCTGTACGACGAACCGACAACTGGTCTCGACCCGATCATGAGCGACGTGATCACCGAGTTGATTCTGCGTACACGCGACCATACCAACGTTACGAGCATCGTCGTTACCCACGACATGTCGAGTGCGATGAAGCTGGCTGACCGCATTGTAATGCTGTATCCGTTGGCTCGACTTGAGAAGGACGAACCGCAAATCATCTTCGACGGAACGACCGCCGAAATCCAAAAGTGCAAAGACAAGCGAGTGGCTCAATTCCTGCGAGGCGAGGCGGGGGAACGCCTGCAGGAAATGCGCGATCAGTTTGAATCATCGCGCATGATTGCCGCAATGTAA